In the genome of Streptomyces sp. NBC_00237, one region contains:
- a CDS encoding endo-1,4-beta-xylanase: MSSHATPPPTVRRKFGALLTALVVGGLGALATPAATPTAHAAESAAASTLGAAAAQSGRYFGTAVASGRLGDSTYASIANREFTSVTAENEMKIDATEPQRGRFDFTAGDRVYNWAVQNGKQVRGHTLAWYSQQPGWMQSLSGSTLRQAMTGHINGVMTHYKGKIPQWDVVNEAFEDGSSGARRDSNLQRTGNDWIEVAFRTARAADPAAKLCYNDYNVENWTWAKTQAMYAMVRDFKQRGVPIDCVGFQSHFNSGSPYHSNFRTTLQNFAALGVDVAVTELDIQGAPASTYAAVTNDCLAVARCLGITVWGVRDTDSWRPEHSPLLFNGDGSKKAAYSAVLNALNAASPTTPGGSGQIKGVASGRCLDVPGAGTTDGTQLHLWDCRNSTNQQWTPTAAGELRVYGDKCLDAAGTGNGAKVQIYGCWGGDNQKWRLNSDGSVVGVQSGLCLDAAAGGTANGTPIQLYSCSNGSNQRWTRT, from the coding sequence ATGTCCTCGCACGCCACTCCCCCACCCACCGTCCGCCGCAAGTTCGGTGCTCTGCTGACAGCGCTGGTCGTCGGCGGCCTCGGTGCGCTCGCCACACCGGCCGCGACACCGACCGCACACGCCGCCGAGAGTGCGGCCGCGAGCACGCTCGGCGCCGCGGCGGCGCAGAGCGGCCGCTACTTCGGCACCGCCGTCGCCTCGGGCAGGCTGGGCGACTCGACGTACGCGTCGATCGCGAACCGCGAGTTCACCTCGGTGACGGCCGAGAACGAGATGAAGATCGACGCCACCGAGCCCCAGCGGGGCCGGTTCGACTTCACCGCCGGTGACCGCGTCTACAACTGGGCGGTGCAGAACGGCAAGCAGGTGCGCGGCCACACCCTGGCCTGGTACTCCCAGCAGCCCGGCTGGATGCAGAGCCTCAGCGGCAGCACGCTGCGCCAGGCGATGACCGGCCACATCAACGGCGTGATGACCCACTACAAGGGCAAGATCCCCCAGTGGGACGTCGTGAACGAGGCGTTCGAGGACGGCAGTTCGGGCGCCCGGCGCGACTCCAACCTCCAGCGCACCGGCAACGACTGGATCGAGGTCGCCTTCCGCACCGCGCGCGCCGCCGACCCGGCCGCCAAGCTCTGCTACAACGACTACAACGTCGAGAACTGGACCTGGGCCAAGACCCAGGCCATGTACGCCATGGTCCGGGACTTCAAGCAGCGCGGCGTGCCGATCGACTGCGTCGGTTTCCAGTCGCACTTCAACAGCGGCAGCCCCTACCACAGCAACTTCCGCACCACCTTGCAGAACTTCGCCGCCCTCGGCGTCGACGTGGCGGTCACCGAACTCGACATCCAGGGCGCTCCGGCCTCGACCTACGCCGCCGTGACCAACGACTGCCTGGCCGTCGCGCGCTGCCTCGGCATCACCGTCTGGGGTGTGCGCGACACCGACTCCTGGCGACCGGAGCACTCACCGCTGTTGTTCAACGGTGACGGCAGCAAGAAGGCCGCCTACTCCGCCGTCCTCAACGCACTCAACGCCGCCTCCCCCACCACCCCCGGGGGTTCCGGACAGATCAAGGGCGTCGCTTCGGGCCGCTGCCTGGACGTGCCAGGCGCCGGCACCACCGACGGCACGCAGCTCCACCTGTGGGACTGCCGCAACAGCACCAACCAGCAGTGGACCCCCACCGCCGCGGGCGAGCTCAGGGTCTACGGCGACAAGTGCCTGGACGCCGCCGGTACCGGCAACGGCGCCAAGGTCCAGATCTACGGCTGCTGGGGCGGCGACAACCAGAAGTGGCGTCTGAACTCCGACGGCTCCGTCGTCGGCGTCCAGTCCGGCCTCTGCCTCGACGCCGCCGCAGGCGGGACCGCCAACGGCACCCCGATCCAGCTCTACTCCTGCTCCAACGGCAGCAACCAGCGCTGGACCCGCACCTGA
- a CDS encoding glycoside hydrolase family 6 protein, protein MAAGTVAVAAGSASGAAAPACTVDYRIQNQWNGGFGANVTVTNNGSPVTAWTLEWVYAGDQKITQGWNATVSQTGKAVTAQNVSYNGNLGTGGSASFGFNASNSGENAVPAAFKLNGVTCNGGTDPGPGPTDPPGKRVDNPYAGAKTYVNPEWSAKAAAEPGGAAVANQPTAVWLDRIAAVKGSATTMGLRAHLDEALKQKGTGELTVQLVVYNLPGRDCSALASNGELGPTEIGRYKSEYIDPLAAILADPKYAGLRIVTMVEIDSLPNLVTNTTPRPTVTPACDVMKANGNYQKGVGYALNKLGDVPNVYNYVDAGHHGWLGWDDNFTASAEMFKEAATSEGATLADVHGFIVNTANFSALKEDHFAIGDSVNGTSVRQSKWVDWNRYTDELSYAQAMRAKAVTLGFDPNIGMLIDTSRNGWGGTARPAGPGPKTSVDTYVDGGRYDRRIHLGNWCNQSGAGLGERPTTAPAAGIDAYVWAKPPGESDGGSKEIPNDEGKGFDRMCDPTYTGNPRNGHSMSGSLPNAPLAGKWFSAQFQELLKNAHPAL, encoded by the coding sequence ATGGCGGCCGGGACCGTGGCCGTGGCAGCCGGATCAGCGTCGGGAGCGGCAGCGCCCGCCTGCACCGTCGACTACAGGATCCAGAATCAGTGGAACGGCGGTTTCGGCGCGAACGTGACCGTCACCAACAACGGCTCCCCGGTCACCGCGTGGACCCTGGAGTGGGTCTACGCCGGTGACCAGAAGATCACCCAGGGCTGGAACGCCACCGTCAGCCAGACGGGCAAGGCCGTCACCGCCCAGAACGTCTCGTACAACGGGAACCTCGGCACCGGCGGCTCCGCCTCCTTCGGCTTCAACGCGAGCAACAGCGGCGAGAACGCCGTGCCGGCGGCCTTCAAGCTCAACGGCGTGACCTGCAACGGCGGTACGGACCCGGGCCCCGGCCCCACGGACCCGCCCGGCAAGCGGGTCGACAACCCGTACGCGGGCGCGAAGACCTACGTGAACCCGGAGTGGTCCGCGAAGGCCGCCGCCGAACCGGGCGGTGCCGCCGTCGCCAACCAGCCGACCGCCGTCTGGCTGGACCGCATCGCCGCCGTCAAGGGCAGCGCCACCACCATGGGCCTGCGCGCCCACCTGGACGAGGCCCTGAAGCAGAAGGGGACGGGCGAACTCACCGTCCAGCTGGTGGTCTACAACCTGCCGGGCCGCGACTGCTCCGCACTCGCCTCCAACGGGGAACTCGGTCCGACCGAGATCGGCCGGTACAAGAGCGAGTACATCGACCCGCTCGCCGCGATCCTCGCCGACCCCAAGTACGCGGGCCTGCGCATCGTCACGATGGTGGAGATCGACTCGCTGCCCAACCTCGTCACCAACACCACCCCCCGCCCCACCGTCACGCCCGCCTGCGACGTGATGAAGGCGAACGGCAACTACCAGAAGGGCGTCGGGTACGCGCTCAACAAGCTGGGCGACGTCCCCAACGTCTACAACTACGTCGACGCCGGACACCACGGCTGGCTCGGCTGGGACGACAACTTCACCGCCTCCGCCGAGATGTTCAAGGAGGCCGCCACCTCCGAGGGCGCGACCCTCGCCGACGTACACGGCTTCATCGTGAACACCGCCAACTTCAGTGCCCTCAAGGAGGACCACTTCGCCATCGGCGACAGCGTCAACGGAACCTCCGTCCGCCAGTCCAAGTGGGTGGACTGGAACCGGTACACCGACGAGCTGAGCTACGCACAGGCCATGCGCGCCAAGGCGGTCACCCTCGGCTTCGACCCCAACATCGGCATGCTGATCGACACCTCCCGCAACGGCTGGGGCGGTACGGCACGGCCGGCGGGACCCGGCCCGAAGACGAGCGTGGACACCTACGTCGACGGCGGGCGCTACGACCGCCGCATCCACCTCGGCAACTGGTGCAACCAGTCGGGGGCGGGACTCGGGGAACGCCCGACGACCGCGCCCGCGGCCGGAATCGACGCGTACGTGTGGGCCAAGCCGCCGGGCGAGTCCGACGGCGGGAGCAAGGAGATCCCGAACGACGAGGGCAAGGGCTTCGACCGGATGTGCGACCCGACGTACACGGGCAACCCCCGCAACGGGCACAGCATGTCCGGCTCACTGCCGAACGCCCCGCTGGCGGGGAAGTGGTTCTCCGCCCAGTTCCAGGAGCTGCTGAAGAACGCCCACCCGGCACTGTGA
- a CDS encoding ROK family transcriptional regulator — protein MREQNEGAARMQEPGRVADVRRRNLALVLAHIGPDAPASRADIASATGLTKAAVSSLVTDLLATGLVEEIGVTRVGGRGRPGVGLALAPRPGAVGAEVNVDYLAAGIVDLHGELRFHEVAEAANRGRAPGDVLAELTELVARCSARAADAGMTLLGGGLAVPGLVDPGRGTVLTAPNLAWRKADLSTELTGLAPRTPLGVAVSNEADSAALAELWYGRGASLGSYLYVSGEVGVGGGLVLGTELFSGPGGHAGEVGHVVVEPGGRRCSCGGRGCLETVAGQEAILAAAGITDGGSTTAERMSVLLTALRNGDARAIAAVAHAGHCLGIAVVSCARLVDLSAVVLGGHFATLAAWLRPVLLDSLDDFAPGLVAPGSAVFSELGATAALRGAAGSVLRRALATPYELLG, from the coding sequence GTGCGGGAGCAGAACGAGGGCGCGGCGCGCATGCAGGAGCCGGGCCGGGTCGCCGACGTACGGCGAAGGAACCTCGCCCTCGTGCTCGCGCACATCGGGCCGGACGCCCCCGCGTCCCGGGCGGACATCGCCTCGGCCACCGGCCTCACGAAGGCCGCGGTCTCCAGCCTGGTGACGGACCTCCTGGCAACGGGGCTCGTCGAGGAGATCGGCGTGACCCGGGTCGGCGGCCGGGGGCGGCCCGGGGTGGGACTGGCCCTCGCCCCGCGGCCCGGCGCGGTCGGTGCCGAGGTGAACGTCGACTACCTCGCGGCCGGAATCGTGGACCTGCACGGAGAGCTGCGCTTCCACGAAGTGGCCGAGGCCGCCAACCGGGGCCGTGCTCCGGGCGACGTCCTCGCGGAACTCACGGAACTCGTCGCACGCTGCTCGGCCCGGGCCGCCGACGCGGGGATGACCCTCCTCGGCGGCGGACTCGCCGTTCCCGGTCTCGTCGACCCGGGGCGCGGGACCGTTCTGACGGCCCCCAACCTCGCCTGGCGGAAAGCCGATCTGAGTACCGAGCTCACCGGCCTCGCCCCGCGGACGCCCCTCGGCGTGGCCGTGTCCAACGAGGCGGACAGCGCCGCCCTCGCCGAACTCTGGTACGGCCGTGGGGCGTCGCTGGGCTCGTATCTGTACGTGTCCGGCGAAGTCGGGGTCGGCGGCGGCCTCGTGCTGGGGACGGAACTGTTCTCCGGTCCGGGCGGACACGCGGGCGAAGTGGGGCACGTCGTCGTCGAACCCGGCGGCCGGCGCTGCTCGTGCGGGGGCCGGGGCTGTCTCGAAACCGTCGCGGGCCAGGAGGCCATCCTCGCGGCGGCGGGAATCACCGACGGCGGCAGCACGACGGCGGAACGCATGAGCGTGCTGCTGACCGCCCTGCGGAACGGCGACGCCCGGGCGATCGCCGCCGTCGCGCACGCGGGGCACTGTCTCGGTATCGCGGTGGTGTCCTGCGCGCGCCTCGTGGACCTTTCGGCGGTGGTGCTCGGCGGGCACTTCGCGACGCTCGCCGCATGGCTCAGGCCCGTACTCCTGGACAGCCTGGACGACTTCGCCCCCGGCCTCGTCGCCCCCGGCTCCGCCGTCTTCTCGGAGCTGGGGGCGACCGCCGCGCTGCGGGGGGCCGCGGGTTCCGTGCTGCGGCGGGCGCTGGCCACACCGTACGAGCTGCTGGGCTGA
- the xylA gene encoding xylose isomerase — MTLLPTPADRFTFGLWTVGWTGTDPFGAPTRAALDPVEAVHRLAGLGAYGITFHDDDLVPFGASSGEREQILGRFRSALAETGLKVPMVTTNLFSHPVFKDGGFTSNDRSVRRFALAKVLHNIDLAAEFGAETFVMWGGREGSEYDGSKDLAAALDRYREGVDTAAGYVKDKGYGLRIALEPKPNEPRGDILLPTVGHVLGFIAQLEHGDIVGLNPETGHEQMAGLNFTHGIAQALWAGKLFHIDLNGQRGIKFDQDLVFGHGDLTSAFFTVDLLENGFPGGGPRYEGPRHFDYKPSRTDGYDGVWESARANMATYLLLKERAAAFRADPEVQEALRASGVYELSEPTLAAGESAADLLADASAFQGFDAEKTAAHSFAFVRLNQLAIEHLVGGR, encoded by the coding sequence ATGACTCTGCTCCCTACCCCCGCCGACAGGTTCACCTTCGGTCTGTGGACCGTCGGCTGGACGGGCACCGACCCGTTCGGCGCCCCGACCCGTGCCGCTCTCGACCCGGTGGAGGCCGTCCACCGGCTCGCCGGACTCGGCGCGTACGGCATCACGTTCCACGACGACGACCTGGTCCCGTTCGGGGCCTCGTCGGGCGAGCGCGAGCAGATCCTGGGCCGCTTCCGGTCCGCGCTGGCGGAGACGGGCCTCAAGGTCCCGATGGTCACCACGAACCTCTTCAGCCACCCCGTCTTCAAGGACGGCGGCTTCACCTCGAACGACCGCTCGGTGCGCCGCTTCGCCCTGGCGAAGGTGCTCCACAACATCGATCTCGCCGCCGAGTTCGGCGCCGAGACGTTCGTCATGTGGGGTGGCCGCGAGGGTTCGGAGTACGACGGCTCCAAGGACCTCGCCGCCGCGCTCGACCGTTACCGCGAGGGCGTGGACACCGCCGCCGGGTACGTCAAGGACAAGGGCTACGGACTGCGGATCGCCCTGGAGCCGAAGCCGAACGAGCCGCGCGGCGACATCCTCCTGCCGACCGTGGGCCACGTCCTCGGGTTCATCGCGCAGCTGGAGCACGGCGACATCGTGGGCCTCAACCCGGAGACCGGGCACGAGCAGATGGCCGGGCTGAACTTCACGCACGGCATCGCGCAGGCGCTGTGGGCGGGCAAGCTGTTCCACATCGACCTCAACGGCCAGCGCGGCATCAAGTTCGACCAGGACCTCGTCTTCGGGCACGGCGACCTGACCAGCGCGTTCTTCACGGTCGACCTCCTGGAGAACGGCTTCCCGGGCGGCGGCCCCCGCTACGAGGGTCCCCGGCACTTCGACTACAAGCCCTCCCGCACCGACGGGTACGACGGCGTGTGGGAGTCCGCCCGCGCCAACATGGCCACCTACCTGCTCCTCAAGGAGCGCGCGGCGGCGTTCCGCGCCGACCCGGAGGTCCAGGAGGCGCTGCGCGCCTCGGGGGTGTACGAGCTGTCCGAACCGACGCTGGCGGCCGGGGAGTCGGCGGCGGACCTGCTCGCCGACGCGTCCGCGTTCCAGGGGTTCGACGCGGAGAAGACCGCCGCGCACTCCTTCGCGTTCGTACGCCTCAACCAGCTGGCGATCGAGCACCTGGTCGGCGGGCGCTGA
- a CDS encoding xylulokinase, with the protein MAALVAGVDSSTQSCKVVVRDAVTGAPVRSGSARHPEGTEVHPDAWWDALRAAIAAAGGIDDVVAVSVGGQQHGMVCLDEDGAVVRPALLWNDTRSAGAATSLVREAGGGDAAVGARWWAEATGTLPVASVTSAKLRWLADNEPRNAARTAAVCLPHDWLSWRLAGHGPGSGGLDALWTDRSDASGTGYWSPSTGEYLPEVLVRTLGHLPVLPRVLGPLEAGNRTPGGALLGPGAGDNAAAGLGVGASVGDVVVSIGTSGTVFAVADRPTADPSGHVAGFADATGHYLPLVCTLNASRVLDATAALLDVSLDGLTSLALSAPTGAGGLTLVPYFQGERTPNLPDATGSLHGMTLRNFTPAHLARAAVEGIVCSLADGLAALTARGVPAERIILVGGGARSTAVQEAAASVFGLPVLVPEPGEYVAEGAARQAAGVYLGHFPAWRRAGTRTVTARPAPDVLDRYRAAR; encoded by the coding sequence ATGGCCGCTCTCGTCGCCGGAGTCGACAGCTCCACCCAGTCCTGCAAGGTCGTGGTCCGGGACGCCGTGACCGGTGCGCCGGTGCGCTCGGGCTCGGCCCGCCATCCCGAAGGCACCGAGGTGCATCCCGACGCGTGGTGGGACGCGCTGCGGGCCGCGATCGCGGCGGCGGGCGGCATCGACGACGTCGTCGCCGTGTCGGTGGGCGGGCAGCAGCACGGCATGGTCTGTCTCGACGAGGACGGCGCGGTCGTCCGCCCGGCGCTGCTGTGGAACGACACGCGCTCGGCCGGTGCGGCGACGTCGCTCGTCCGTGAGGCGGGCGGCGGCGACGCCGCGGTCGGGGCTCGCTGGTGGGCCGAGGCGACCGGCACCCTGCCGGTCGCCTCGGTCACCTCGGCCAAACTGCGGTGGCTGGCCGACAACGAGCCCCGGAACGCCGCGCGGACGGCCGCCGTGTGCCTTCCGCACGACTGGCTCTCGTGGCGGCTCGCGGGGCACGGCCCCGGTTCGGGCGGACTGGACGCGCTGTGGACGGACCGTTCGGACGCCTCCGGTACGGGCTACTGGTCGCCGTCGACGGGCGAGTACCTGCCCGAGGTCCTCGTGCGCACCCTCGGGCACCTTCCCGTCCTCCCCCGCGTCCTGGGCCCGCTCGAAGCAGGGAACCGCACGCCGGGCGGCGCCCTCCTGGGTCCCGGCGCCGGGGACAACGCGGCGGCCGGGCTGGGAGTCGGCGCCTCGGTGGGTGACGTCGTCGTCTCGATCGGCACCTCCGGCACCGTGTTCGCCGTCGCCGACCGGCCGACGGCGGACCCCTCCGGGCACGTGGCGGGCTTCGCGGACGCAACCGGCCACTACCTCCCGCTCGTCTGCACCCTCAACGCCTCGCGGGTCCTCGACGCGACGGCAGCCCTGCTCGACGTCTCGCTGGACGGGCTCACCTCGCTGGCGCTCTCCGCGCCGACGGGGGCCGGGGGCCTCACCCTCGTGCCGTACTTCCAGGGGGAGCGCACCCCCAACCTGCCCGATGCCACCGGCTCGTTGCACGGCATGACGCTGCGGAACTTCACGCCCGCCCACCTGGCCCGCGCCGCCGTCGAGGGCATCGTGTGCTCCCTCGCGGACGGGCTCGCCGCGCTCACCGCGCGGGGCGTTCCGGCCGAACGGATCATCCTGGTCGGCGGCGGAGCGCGCTCGACCGCCGTGCAGGAGGCCGCCGCCTCGGTCTTCGGGCTCCCCGTGCTCGTCCCCGAACCGGGTGAGTACGTCGCCGAAGGCGCCGCACGCCAAGCCGCGGGCGTGTACCTCGGACACTTCCCCGCCTGGCGGCGCGCGGGCACCCGCACGGTGACCGCGCGTCCCGCTCCCGACGTCCTCGACCGCTACCGCGCCGCCCGCTGA
- a CDS encoding DUF1304 domain-containing protein — protein MSVIAAIAVVALALLHVYILVLEMFLWTGPRARAAFGTTVEFAASTKAMAANQGLYNGFLAAGLLWGAFASDPVGFQVRVFFLACVAVAGLYGAATASRKILFVQTVPALVVLALVLLAR, from the coding sequence ATGTCTGTTATCGCCGCAATTGCGGTTGTCGCGCTCGCTCTCCTGCACGTCTACATCCTGGTTCTGGAGATGTTCCTGTGGACCGGCCCCCGGGCCCGGGCCGCTTTCGGTACGACAGTGGAGTTCGCGGCCTCGACCAAGGCGATGGCCGCCAACCAGGGTCTGTACAACGGATTCCTGGCCGCCGGACTCCTCTGGGGTGCTTTCGCCTCCGACCCGGTCGGATTCCAGGTACGGGTCTTCTTCCTGGCCTGCGTCGCCGTGGCCGGGCTGTACGGCGCCGCGACGGCGTCCCGCAAGATCCTCTTCGTGCAGACCGTCCCCGCCCTCGTGGTACTCGCGCTGGTGCTCCTGGCCCGCTGA
- a CDS encoding glycoside hydrolase 43 family protein: MSWLQHPHSRRRVMAATAGLVAGAALPVTRAAAAASARQEHFANPVIWQDFADLEVIRVGDAYYYTGSTMHYSPGAPVLRSYDLVGWEFIGHSVPVLDFGDAYDLNGGRAYVGGIWASSMRHRPSDQTFYWLGQIGFQRSYVYSATDAAGPWTRHAEIGSIYYDAGLLFDDDGTPYVAHGANEIRVAQLSPDLRTEVRNEHVLTKPAEFGLMEGSRFYKINGNYYIFVTRPADGTAGQYVWKSTSGPFGPYEMREVLWDLSRPIPGGGVPHQGALVDTPNGDWYYMGFIDAYPGGRVPALAPVTWNAEGWPELQLVDGEWGREYPYPVTPHPLPPLTGADTFGGTALAPYWEWNHNPDTAAFTVNNGLTLRTATVTDDLYNARNTLTRRIQGPTSTATVVLDCSTMADGDRAGLAMLRDSSAWIGVTRQDGVRRLVMFDGLTMDARWNTTGTGAERAAAALPASGCRVWLRAAADISPGPGRRATFSYSTDGTTFTPLGPAFTLNNAWEFFLGYRFAVFNHATRALGGEVRVESFELSTP, translated from the coding sequence ATGTCCTGGCTCCAACACCCCCACAGCCGCCGGAGGGTCATGGCGGCCACCGCCGGCCTTGTCGCGGGCGCCGCGCTGCCGGTGACGCGCGCGGCGGCTGCCGCGTCGGCCCGGCAGGAGCATTTCGCCAACCCGGTGATCTGGCAGGACTTCGCCGACCTCGAAGTCATCCGCGTCGGCGACGCGTACTACTACACCGGCTCGACCATGCACTACTCGCCTGGCGCGCCCGTCCTGCGCTCCTACGACCTGGTCGGCTGGGAGTTCATCGGCCACTCGGTGCCGGTCCTCGACTTCGGCGACGCGTACGACCTCAACGGCGGACGGGCGTACGTCGGTGGCATCTGGGCGTCCTCCATGCGCCACCGTCCCAGCGACCAGACCTTCTACTGGCTGGGCCAGATCGGCTTCCAGCGGTCGTACGTGTACAGCGCCACCGACGCGGCGGGCCCCTGGACCCGGCACGCCGAGATCGGCAGCATTTACTACGACGCGGGGCTGCTCTTCGACGACGACGGCACCCCGTACGTGGCGCACGGCGCCAACGAGATCCGCGTCGCGCAGCTCTCCCCGGACCTGCGCACCGAGGTCAGGAACGAGCACGTGCTCACCAAGCCCGCCGAGTTCGGCCTGATGGAGGGCTCCCGCTTCTACAAGATCAACGGGAACTACTACATCTTCGTCACCCGCCCGGCCGACGGCACCGCCGGGCAGTACGTCTGGAAGTCCACCTCGGGCCCCTTCGGCCCGTACGAGATGCGGGAGGTGCTGTGGGACCTGTCCCGCCCGATCCCCGGCGGCGGCGTGCCGCACCAGGGCGCGCTGGTCGACACCCCGAACGGCGACTGGTACTACATGGGCTTCATCGACGCCTATCCCGGCGGCCGCGTCCCCGCCCTGGCCCCGGTCACCTGGAACGCCGAGGGCTGGCCCGAGCTCCAGCTCGTGGACGGCGAGTGGGGCAGGGAGTACCCCTACCCCGTCACCCCGCACCCGCTCCCGCCGCTGACCGGCGCCGACACCTTCGGGGGCACGGCGCTGGCACCGTACTGGGAGTGGAACCACAACCCCGACACCGCCGCGTTCACCGTCAATAACGGGCTCACCCTCAGGACCGCCACCGTCACCGACGACCTCTACAACGCCCGTAACACCCTCACCCGCCGCATCCAGGGCCCCACCTCCACCGCGACCGTCGTGCTCGACTGCTCTACGATGGCGGACGGCGACCGGGCCGGGCTGGCGATGCTGCGGGACTCCTCCGCCTGGATCGGCGTCACGCGGCAGGACGGCGTCCGCAGACTGGTGATGTTCGACGGCCTGACCATGGACGCCCGCTGGAACACCACCGGCACCGGCGCCGAGCGGGCCGCCGCAGCCCTCCCGGCGTCCGGCTGCCGCGTCTGGCTGCGCGCCGCCGCCGACATCAGCCCGGGTCCTGGCCGCCGGGCGACGTTCTCCTACAGCACCGACGGCACCACCTTCACCCCGCTCGGCCCGGCGTTCACCCTGAACAACGCGTGGGAGTTCTTCCTGGGCTACCGCTTCGCCGTCTTCAACCACGCCACCCGGGCCCTCGGCGGCGAAGTGCGGGTGGAAAGCTTCGAGTTGAGCACGCCCTGA
- a CDS encoding LPXTG cell wall anchor domain-containing protein, producing MSPDDPISAEQPMPRGRTPRRSRTLRHTVVGTVAVLAASAGVGALAPSAGAAQPIGIRVDAGTSLGTVPSSGVGLNTGFGDENMGTAKVTSLMKAAGVRQLRYPGGSGADEYHWKTHSYGDGSGWIPSNTTFDRFMATAKKVGAQPILTANYGSGTPQEAADWVKYANIDKGYGVKYWEIGNEVYGNGHYGNGKGWETDKHADKSPKEYGKNLVAYAKAMKAVDPKVKIGAVLTTPGFWPDAEKAPGDSADWNNTVLSIAGKSIDFAIVHWYPGGTTTDDLLKTPTRIAGVTSSLRSLITKYAGSRAASVEIAVTENGAVGSPAQTSQAAALFASDTYMTWFEKGATHVDWWNLHNGTDQAPTTVHGETDYQDGGVLSAGTCVGGKCEPPRDTPFPTYWGIRSLTALAKPGDTMVKSSSGNASVAVHAVRNSAGGLNVMLINKDPQNAAPVSLSYAGFTPAAGAVTTVSHAKGDTALKTAKRGTAAAQTLPPYSITTLQLKPASGTAGAHQPTPAPTPAVPAPVVSASGTTGTRAQGEIGARVGQPAPRSTSGDLASTGASNTATYSALGGLLIIAVGGALVLRGRRRRGSHGK from the coding sequence ATGTCACCAGACGACCCCATATCCGCCGAGCAGCCGATGCCCCGGGGCCGCACGCCCCGCCGTAGCCGGACGCTCCGGCACACCGTCGTGGGGACGGTGGCGGTGCTCGCCGCCTCGGCCGGTGTCGGCGCCCTGGCGCCCAGCGCGGGCGCCGCGCAGCCCATCGGCATCCGTGTCGATGCCGGTACCTCCTTGGGCACGGTGCCCAGCAGCGGTGTCGGCCTCAACACGGGCTTCGGCGACGAGAACATGGGGACCGCCAAGGTCACGTCGCTGATGAAGGCCGCTGGGGTCCGGCAGCTGCGCTACCCCGGCGGCTCCGGCGCGGACGAGTACCACTGGAAGACCCACAGCTACGGAGACGGCAGCGGCTGGATCCCCTCCAACACCACCTTCGACCGCTTCATGGCCACCGCGAAGAAGGTCGGCGCCCAGCCGATCCTGACCGCGAACTACGGCTCCGGCACCCCCCAGGAGGCCGCCGACTGGGTCAAGTACGCCAACATCGACAAGGGTTACGGCGTGAAGTACTGGGAGATCGGCAACGAGGTCTACGGCAACGGGCACTACGGCAACGGCAAGGGCTGGGAGACCGACAAGCACGCCGACAAGAGCCCGAAGGAGTACGGGAAGAACCTGGTCGCCTACGCGAAGGCGATGAAGGCCGTGGACCCGAAGGTGAAGATCGGAGCGGTGCTCACCACCCCCGGCTTCTGGCCGGACGCGGAGAAGGCCCCCGGTGACAGCGCCGACTGGAACAACACGGTGCTCTCCATCGCGGGCAAGTCGATCGACTTCGCCATCGTCCACTGGTATCCGGGCGGCACCACCACGGACGACCTGCTGAAGACCCCCACCCGGATCGCCGGGGTCACGTCCTCGCTGCGCTCGCTGATCACCAAGTACGCGGGCTCGCGCGCCGCTTCGGTGGAGATCGCGGTCACCGAGAACGGCGCCGTCGGGTCGCCCGCCCAGACCAGCCAGGCCGCGGCCCTGTTCGCGTCGGACACCTACATGACCTGGTTCGAGAAGGGCGCCACCCACGTGGACTGGTGGAACCTGCACAACGGCACGGACCAGGCACCCACCACCGTCCACGGCGAGACCGACTACCAGGACGGGGGTGTGCTCTCCGCCGGAACCTGCGTCGGGGGGAAGTGCGAACCGCCGCGCGACACGCCCTTCCCGACCTACTGGGGCATCCGCTCGCTGACCGCACTGGCGAAGCCCGGCGACACCATGGTCAAGTCGTCCTCGGGCAACGCGTCCGTCGCCGTGCACGCGGTGCGGAACAGCGCCGGGGGTCTGAACGTCATGCTGATCAACAAGGACCCGCAGAACGCGGCGCCGGTGTCGCTCTCGTACGCCGGATTCACCCCGGCCGCAGGGGCGGTCACGACCGTTTCGCACGCCAAGGGAGACACCGCCCTGAAGACGGCGAAGCGGGGCACGGCGGCCGCCCAGACGCTGCCGCCGTACTCGATCACGACTCTTCAGCTGAAGCCCGCGTCGGGCACCGCCGGGGCTCACCAGCCGACGCCCGCCCCCACGCCGGCCGTCCCCGCACCGGTGGTCTCCGCCTCCGGCACGACCGGCACCCGTGCGCAGGGGGAGATCGGCGCACGCGTCGGCCAACCGGCCCCGCGCAGCACGTCCGGCGACCTGGCTTCCACCGGGGCGAGCAACACTGCCACGTACAGCGCCCTCGGTGGCCTGCTGATCATCGCTGTCGGTGGCGCACTGGTGCTTCGCGGACGTCGCCGCAGGGGTTCGCACGGGAAGTGA